One genomic segment of Paraburkholderia aromaticivorans includes these proteins:
- a CDS encoding SEL1-like repeat protein has translation MKLERCLSHTYMKFARVRYLFGLWLLFVMTQTALAESPIRQLMTAMSSSDLPRYTKLPLFAPHRKDFTCVYQEQHLPPVDPQAELWFQQALASELDPNIYWEDKDWRTIYQLYLQAAERNHWKAMLNLAALILSGYSVPVRDPEMAIRWVENAMQLEVPDAWDTMGIYHMKGIVKGGDATSAYAFFQKAADMGSPSAQTFLGAALNAGWDNPGSGFWANISVATKMLECSLAQGYGDAADELEFIYAAPRTPEARLRAVTVLQEGAKLGSAKCASLLGSQFRGMGLSDGKSLVGYVDKARAERYGKISDTLLWYEGTLKLPNLDKVLPLPPAPLPKWDGDVQTLIDAAKAVTPPPPTSPAHSPQSEPHAALTKTGLPPQPAARPQPMRCNSGRKCQESGIREARVAARHPHAPLHNRLDRQAFA, from the coding sequence ATGAAATTAGAAAGATGCTTAAGCCACACTTACATGAAGTTCGCTCGCGTTCGATATCTGTTCGGTTTGTGGCTTCTTTTCGTCATGACACAAACCGCCCTTGCCGAATCCCCAATTCGCCAGTTGATGACTGCAATGTCCAGTTCCGATTTGCCTCGTTATACGAAACTGCCACTGTTTGCTCCACATCGGAAGGATTTCACATGTGTGTATCAGGAACAGCATCTGCCGCCTGTCGATCCGCAGGCCGAACTCTGGTTCCAGCAAGCACTCGCATCGGAACTTGATCCCAACATCTATTGGGAAGACAAGGACTGGAGAACGATTTACCAGCTTTACTTGCAGGCTGCGGAACGTAACCACTGGAAAGCGATGCTCAACCTCGCCGCATTGATATTGAGCGGCTACTCGGTTCCGGTGAGGGACCCCGAGATGGCGATCCGCTGGGTGGAGAACGCGATGCAGCTTGAGGTGCCCGATGCCTGGGACACGATGGGTATCTATCACATGAAGGGCATCGTCAAGGGTGGAGACGCCACGAGCGCGTACGCATTTTTCCAGAAAGCGGCGGACATGGGCAGCCCGTCCGCCCAGACGTTTCTGGGCGCAGCGCTTAACGCCGGCTGGGACAATCCGGGTAGCGGCTTCTGGGCTAACATTTCTGTCGCGACGAAGATGCTTGAATGTTCGTTAGCACAAGGCTACGGCGATGCTGCAGATGAGTTGGAGTTCATTTATGCCGCTCCTCGAACGCCGGAAGCCAGGCTTCGTGCGGTGACAGTTTTGCAGGAAGGGGCAAAGCTAGGTAGCGCCAAGTGCGCAAGCCTTCTTGGTAGTCAGTTTCGCGGCATGGGCCTTAGCGACGGCAAGAGTCTCGTCGGTTATGTCGATAAAGCACGGGCTGAGCGCTACGGGAAAATCAGCGACACCCTCCTGTGGTACGAAGGCACCCTGAAGCTCCCCAACCTGGACAAAGTATTACCTCTTCCTCCAGCCCCATTGCCGAAATGGGACGGCGACGTGCAAACACTGATCGACGCCGCCAAGGCCGTTACTCCACCGCCACCAACATCTCCAGCACATTCGCCACAGTCCGAACCTCACGCGGCTCTAACGAAAACCGGGCTACCGCCACAACCCGCGGCCCGCCCCCAACCAATGCGCTGCAACAGCGGGCGCAAATGCCAAGAGTCCGGCATACGGGAGGCGCGTGTGGCCGCCAGGCATCCGCATGCCCCACTTCACAACCGCTTGGACCGGCAGGCATTCGCTTGA